A window from Fragaria vesca subsp. vesca linkage group LG5, FraVesHawaii_1.0, whole genome shotgun sequence encodes these proteins:
- the LOC101311673 gene encoding uncharacterized protein LOC101311673 isoform 1 yields the protein MWELSFWSPTYSQQSKCIHKNRRLALMLGNCEAEVHKMNQNHNHSNNKKEPVKRTAANSYLFEYGCIDENGFRILMTVNRGIDYHMDLGGLGPACFAVEEFNKRKGLEGLFGLT from the exons ATGTGGGAATTGAGCTTCTGGAGTCCCACGTATTCACAACAATCGAAATGTATTCACAAAAATCGAAGATTAGCTTTGATGCTTGGCAATTGTGAGGCCGAAGTGCACAAGATGAATCAGAATCACAATCACAGTAACAATAAGAAGGAGCCTGTAAAGCGTACTGCTGCTAATTCTTATCTGTTTGAATACGGGTGTATTGATGAAAATGGTTTCCGAATTCTGATGACTGTTAATAGG GGAATTGATTATCATATGGATTTAGGGGGACTAGGACCGGCCTGTTTCGCTGTCGAAGAGTTCAACAAGCGAAAG GGACTTGAAGGGCTGTTTGGATTGACATAA